The DNA segment CCGGCGGCTCGGCAGCGGCAGCGTCTGCGCGCTCGACATGATCGCGCGCGGCCGGGCCGCGACCTTTCCGGTGCCCTTGACGTAATGGGCCAGGAAATCGAGCGCCTCGGCGTAGCCATCCATGAGCACCGGCCGCGCGCCGGCGATCCTCGCGATCATCTCTCCCAGGTTGTCGTCGGAGAGCTCGAAGATCGGGATGAACGTCCGGTTCGACAGGACGGCGTCCGCGCGCTCGCGGGCAGCCTGCCACTTCGTCATGCCGATCGTCTGGTGCCAGAGCCGCACCGTGGGGTCGCCGAAGCGGTAGCCCGTCCACTCCTGGGCCCGGAGCGTCGCCGCCCAGCGGAACTCGAGCTGAGCCCGGTCCGCGTAGCAGACGAAGGGCTCGCCGGTGGAGCCGCTCGTCGTGATCTTGAGGACCTGCGACTTGTCGTGGTTCTCCGACATGATGTCGAAGTAGATGTGGCGCCGGATATCCGCCTTGGTGAGGAACGGCAGCTTGTGGAGGTCCTCCTGGCCGCGGATGTCCTCGGGCCGGAGCTTGAGCTCCTGCATGCGAGCGCGGTAGTAGGGCACGTTGCGGTAGCAGTGGCGGAGCAGCCGCCTGAGCTTCTCGTCCTGGAGCTCGCGGGTCTGCGCCGGCGTGAGCCACTGCGTCCTGCGCAGCGTCTCGTAGTAGTGCTCGACGTCGCGCGTGATCATCCAGTGGGTGTGGTTGAACGCGGCCAGGTACGCGCGCCACCGCGCCGTGGAGAGCGGATCGCGCTCCGGCGAGCGGTCGACCACCGGATTGCGGCGGAGATACTGGGTGGCCACGTCCGGCGGGATCCGGTCCACGCGGTACTCCCACGCGGCCTTGCCGAGGTCGTAGAACGACTTGGCCACGGCGCGCGCCGCCGCCTGATCGAGGAAGGAGACGCCCTGCCGCCGCTGCTCGAAGAGCGTCTCGATCTCCTTGTAGGAGTAGCCCTTGGCGTGGGCGGCGACCAGGATGAAGGACTGCCAGTAAAAATAGCTGCCCTTGTACGTCAAGAGATCCTGGAACACCTCCCGGGCGCACATCACGAAGCCGCTCTTGTTGTCGTGGAGCGACATGCCGAAGGTGGTGTTCAAGAGGTGGTTGAGCCCGCGGCTCAGGTGGTACCGGCGGTCCCTGCGGCGCCCGACAGCGCTCCTCCAGCCCTGGACGACATCGACGCTGTGCTCGTAGAGCTCGCGCCGGAGGCGCAGGAGGTCCTCGGGCTGGTACTGGAGATCGGCGTCGATGGTGGCGACGAGCTTGCCGCGCGCGGCGGCGGCGCCGGTGCGCCACGCCGCCGTGATGCCGCGGTTCTGCGGGTGGAAACACCCCACGACGAGCCCGGGGTGCGCGGCCATGAGCGCGCGGATCGTCGTGGCGGTGCCGTCGGTCGAGCCGTCGTCGACGAGGATGAGCTCGCCCGTGAGCGCCCCCTCGCGGAAGACGCCGAGGATGCGGTCGGTGAGCTCGGGGATGTTCAGCTCCTCGTTGAGGCAGGGCACGAGGACGGAGAGCTCGATCGGCGCGTCCGGAGCGAGCTCGGTTCGGGGTTCGGACATGGTGTGTTCGCCTATCTTGCCTTGAAGGAGACACCGCAGCAGGGCGAGGGGCGGCCCGGGCGGCCCGGGCGCGCCGGAGCGCTCACCGGGGGACGCAGCGGAAGCACGCGCGGATCGGCAGCGCGCCGTGCGGCGCCGCGCGGCGCTCGGTCACGCGGAAATGGCGGTCGAGGAGGCGGCCGAACTCGTCGGGAGTCCACTGGTGCAGGTGGTACGCGTCCCCGCCCCACTGGATGCGATCCCGCAGGAGGTAGCCGACGGGCGTGCGGCGGACGATGCCCTTCAGCCGCGCGATGAGCGGGTCGTTCGGCACCGTGATCGCGGCCACGCCGCCGGGGCGCAAGAGGCGCGCGATGGCCGCGAGGACAGCGGCGGGATCCACGGTGTGCTCCAGGACCTCGGTGCAGACGATGCGATCGAAGCTCGCGGCGGGGAGGTCGAGCTTGTCGACCTCGCCCTTGAGGAAGCGGGCGTCGTAGCCCGCGAGGTTCTTGCGCGCGGTGCCGAGGAAGACATCGGAGACGTCGATCGCCGTGATGCGGGCCCGCGGGAACATCCGGAGCACGTGCCCGCCGCCCGAGCCGACCTCCGCGAGGTCGAGCCCGGCGCAGTCGCCGAGCATGCCGCGGATGATGGCGAGCCGCTCGCGCTCGATGAGCCGGATCGGCAGCGGGGCGCGGTCGTAGTAGTCGTCGATCGGGTGCTCTCGGGCGAGGCGGTCGTTCAGCGCCTCCACGTCGATGTCGCCGGCGGCGTTCGCCATGGCCGGGCCCATAGCACGGGGGCGGCGGAGCCTCACCCCGGCGACCGCTCGGCGCCCGCCGATGTGACCGCGCGGTCATCTTCCGACGTGAACGTCGAGGCGGCGATCCGCCTGGTCGCCGCCGTGGTGGCTCCCTGGTCGTGTGAGAGGCCGCTGACGGTGCGGTGCAGCGCGCATCGAGCAGGTCCGCCGGGAGACGCTGTTGAGCACCCCCGGACGCATCGCGTGCTCGCGCGAGCACGCGACCGCGCGACCGCGCGACCGCGCGAGCACGCGACCGCGCGCTGGTTGCCGCTGCGGGCGGAAAGCGAAAAGATTGCTGAGACACTCCTTGCTGTTGGTGCCCCAAGGGAGTAGCTTGGGCCCCTCACGACGTCACTGGCTCTCGACACGATGCGTTCTCTCTCCCTCCACGCGAGGGAGATCGTTGCTCGCGCGGATGACTGGACGACGCACCGTGTGCCTGCGCGGGTTCGCTGCGCGGCACGCCTCCGTTCGAACCGCGACGGCTTCATCGAATGGCAGGCGAAGAGCGCTCACGAGCGCAGCTGCAAGCCGTGAAAGTAACGTGTCATGGGTAATCGTCTCTATGTCGGCAATCTCTCGTACAGCACCACCCGCGAGTCCCTCGAGGCCGCGTTCGCTGGCAGCGGCGAGGTCCGCGAGGTCTCGATGCCGACCGATCGGGAGACCGGCCAGCCGCGCGGGTTTGCGTTCGTCACGATGGGCTCGGCCCAGGCGGCGAACAGCGCCATCTCGCAGCTCAACGGCATGATGCTCGATGGGCGCTCGCTCAAGGTGAACGAGGCGCAGGAGCGTCCGGCAGGCGGCGGCGGCGGCGGCGGTCGCGGTCGTTACTGATCGCCCCTTCGTCGCGTCGTAACATCGCGGCGGGCCATGAAGGCCCGCCGCGTTTATTTTGTCTTCGAGCCGCCCGGGCCGCAGGCCGGTGCGCGCGAGCGCCGCGCCAGGCGAGGGGGCCGCTGGACCCTGAGGCCGCCGCACGGGCGCCATCGTGAGCTGGTGCGGCCACCGCTGGGGCGACCGTGGCTTCAACGACGACGACGGCTCGCGCGACATGCTGGCCCTCGATATCGTGACGCTCGGCGAGCTCTCCCAGAACGACCGCCACGAGTCCTCAATGAGCCCGAGCTTGCCGGTGCGTCGCGGCGCGCTGGTCCGAGGTCGACGCGAGCTATCAGGTCGCCCGCCTGGAGCCCGCGGCCGCGCGTGTCGAGGGGTTCACGGTCGTCTCTGGCCGCTGATACCTGAAGCGTAGGATCGTGAAAAAGCCCCGCATCGACGAGATCGGTCTCTATATTATCGTGGTGCTGCGGCTCGTTTTCTGGTACATGATGACGGTCGCGCGGCGAAGTGGACGAGTTGGATAGAGATGCCGCCTGGACCCGTTGGGCTCGAGCGACAGGCAAGTCCGTAAAGCGCCGCTCGAGGCAGCTCGTGCATGCACACCCGGAAGCACGCGCCCGGCGTGCCTTCCGCGTTCGTGCGGCTGAGCGCAAGGAAAGTGGTCGCCATGAAAGCGTGTTTATCGCGGGTCGTGGATGGCGTGGAACAGAGGCTCTGCTGGCGCTTCCAGGTGCACGGGCGGAGCGAGGCCATGTACGAGCCGGCGGACGGCTCGCACGGTCCGTTCGATCGCGACCGCCAGCGGAACCTCAAGCTGGGCGAGACGTTCCAGCGGCTGGACCGCTCGGGATCTCCCCGGAAGTACGATGGGCTCTTCTGGCAGCCAAAGAGCTCGCCAAAGAGCTCGAGCGACGACGGGTTCGGTCCGTGAGAGTGAGAGGCTGGACCGTGGCGGCCGGAAGCGAGGACAGCATCCATCTCCGGCATGACGCGGAACCGTGAACTTGTCGCTGAGCTAGCAACCGAGTCGTGCAACACAGCCATGTCGACCTCCCAGAAGCCCGTCACCTCCGCCGCCTTGCTCGCCACCGCTGCCCACCTCAACTTCCGCGCGACGTCCCGCGACCGGAGCGGCTCGACGCTCGGCGTGCTCGTCGACGCGTCCGGCGCTCAGCAGTACCTCGTGATCGCCTCTGGCGGCGCGGAGGGCACCTGGACGCTCGCTCGCGAGCTGCCCGTCGGCCTCGCGCCCTTTCTTCTGTACGAGAGCGCCGCCAACGTGCTGCGCGGCGGGAGCTTGAGCGAGGACGGGAGCATCTCCTTCCATGGAGCGCTGTATACGATCGAGTCATCGTTCGACGGCAGCACCCGCGCAGCGAAGGTGAGCGGTAGTGTTTGAGCGCCGTCGCGCTCGGATGCCAATCCGAGGATCCGGCTCAGCGCGGTTGCAGGGCTGAGGCCCGAGCTCGCCTCCCGTCAAGGCTCGGCGCGGCACCTCGCGCTGCACCCGTCGCCACCCGCCGTGTTGCCGTCATCGCACGTCTCGAGCCCCGCGACGTCGCCGTCGCCGCAGACGATCGCGGGATCGACCAGCGCGCGGCGCAGCGTGAGGTCGCTGCGCAGGGCGCCCACGTGCGCCTTGAACGCGCTCAGGTCGCCTCGGGTCGCGGCGCCGGCGCCGGCGCTGGCCTTGCCGAGCACCTGCTCCGCCCGATCGATGGCCGCGAGCACGGCGCCCTCGTCCCACGCCGCGCTCACGACGCGGGCGAGCTCGGCGCGATACCGCGCGTCGAGCGCCGGGATCTCGCGGATCCGGCGCGGGAGCACGGCGACGGGCTCCGTCTCGGTGTCGAAATGCGGGTCGTCCAGGATGCGGTCCATCCCGTGGGCGATGAACACGAAACGCCCGTCGGCCGGGTTCTCGTAGAGATAATAGTTGTTCGCCCGGTAGGCGTAGCCGTCCCAGTGGCCGAGCAGCGTCTCGAGGGCGTAGCTCGTGAGGAACCGATCCAGGTCGAGGCGCTCGCTCACCTCCGCGGCGAGCTGCTCGTCCGGCGCGTCCTGGATGGCGGCGGCGAGAGACCGGAGCTCTGCCCCGCCGCCGTCATCGCCGCTGTCGAGCTCCACGGCGTCGACGTCCTCGGCGAAGTCGCCGCAGCACGGGCCCTCGTAGAGCACGCCCTCGTCGTTCACCTCGCCGAAGTGCCGCCGCAGGAACCGCTTGTCGATGGCCTCGGTGACGACGTAGATCCCCTGGTCCACGCCGTTGAGGCTCACCACCGCGTGCGCCGTGCGCGCCGCGGGCACGCCGGCACGGTCGTGCAGCTCCTCGCCGATCTGCTCGCGCAGGAACGTCGGGTCCTGCTTGGAGTTGTTCAGCAGGAGCTTCTTGAGCCCGTGCAGGTTCGCTTCTTCGGCGAACTCGTCGAGCTTGACGCTGAAGCTCGGCTTCTCGGACAGCTCCACGGCCGAGTTGCCCTTCTGCCGTATGCCAGCGCCGCTGACGACCTCGCCGTCGTAGACGATGGTGCACGGGGCGCGGTCGTCGAGGTTCGTGCGGAGCTGCCCCAGGTGGGCCTCATCGACGGTGATCGCGATCTCGTGCAGCGCCGCCCGATCGAAGACGACGTCGCTGCCCGGGTCGAGGGGCACACAGCCGCCCTGGCTCGCCGCGACGAGCGCGAGGCCCGCGGACGCATGAAGGGCTCTCATCGATCCCGGCCTACTGCTCCGCATCGCTCCTGGACTCCGGAGTCCGGCCAGGGTGGCCCGCCTCGGCGGGGAGCCGGCCGCCCACGGCGTGGCGGAGCTCGCCGACAGCGGTCCAGTAGCGGCGCACGAAGCGCATCAGCCGGAGCTCCAGGCGCACGCGGCGCTCGTCGACCTCGAGCGCCCGCCCCACGTCGACGTTGCGGCCCTCGATCGCCCGCTGCGCCTCGGCGCCCGCGCGCTCGGCGGCGGGGGTCATCCGGCGTCGGAGCTCGGTCACGAGGGCCCGGGTGGCCTGGGCCTCGCTCAGGCTCGTCCGCACCTCGCGCGTCACCAGCTCGACCGCGGCGCCGAGCGCGCGCTGCTCCGCCTTGCGCGCCGTGTCCGCCGCGACGGTGGCCGCGCGGTGCGTGTCGAACACCGGCAGCTCGACGCCGAGCCCGAACGTCCATGCGCGGCCGAGCACGCTCTCGGGCCGGAACTCGTAGCCGACCTCGACGAAGGAGAGCCACGGCCACCGCGCGGCGCGCTCGGCGTGGAGCGCCGCGTCCGCCGCGTCGCCCTGCGCCGCCGCGAGCTCGATCTCGGGCCGACGCTTGAGCGCGAGCTCGACGGCCTCCGCCTCCGTGGGGAGCTCCGGGGGAGGCCACGCGCCCTTCGGCGCGCCGATGAGGCGCACGGGCACCGCGGGATCGAGCCCCATGCGCGAGAGGAGCGCCGCGAGCGCCGCGCTCCGCTGCGCGCGCAGATCCACGCCGTCCTGCTCCGCGTCGACGGCGGTGAGCTCCGTCATCGCCTCGTCGACCGCCGTCGTCCGCGCGGCGGCGAGCTGCCCCTTCATCCAGGTGGCGAGCGACCGGCGCGCCTCGGCCACCGCGTCGGCGGCCTCGATCTCGGCGTCGAAGAGGAGCACCTCGTCGAACAGCGACCGGACGTCGGCCTCGAGGGCGATCTCGACCTCGCGCGCCTCGGCGAGCGCCTTGGCCTCGTCCACGCGCGCGGCCGCGACGTTCGCGTCGACCTCGCCCGGGCGGGTCACCGGGAAGCGGAGCGCGGTGCTCACCCTCGGCCGGCGCTCGAGGATGCGCTCGAGATCGACGTTCGTGATGCGGAGCTCCGGGTTATCGAAATGGTCCTCCGCGTCGACCTGCGCCGCGGCCGCCTCGGCGCGGGCGCTCTGCGCGGCGAGCTCGGCGCTGTGGTCCCTCGCCCAGGCGACGGCGTCCTCCACGGTCATCGCGAGCGGCGCCGCGCTGGACGCGCCCGGGCGCGCGCCCGGGGCCGCGCGGCCGGGCGCCGGCGCGCCGGCGGACGCGCGGCCCTCGCGGTAGAGGGCGATCGCGCGGTCGGACGCCGCCGGCCTCGGCGGGGAAGAGCAGCCCGAGAGGGCCGCGCAAATCAACATGACGGGGATCGCCGCGCGGCGGCGGCGCTGGCTCACTGGCCCCACGAGAGCTCCTGGAACGAGGGCGTGGCGGCGTCGAACACGATCGTCAGCGCGCCCGGCGTGAGCGACGGCGTGATCCCCTCGGGCTTGAGCCCCGGGAACCGCTGGACGAGGCGCGGCGAGAGGACGCCTCCCTCGGGGCGATCCACGCGCCACAGCGCGCCGGCGTCGCCGTCCGCCGTCGAAGGCGTGGACGTCATGGCGAGCGCGCCGTCCGGCATGAAGACGAGCTCCGAGATGCCGCCCGGCGTGGCCTTCCCCGCGACCTCCACGTCGACGCGCGCGCGCGCCCACAGCGCGACGCGGGCCGCGTCGAAGCGCGCGGCCTCGGCCGCGGTCCGCTCCTTCTTCTTCGCGCTCGCG comes from the Sorangium aterium genome and includes:
- a CDS encoding TolC family protein, which translates into the protein MLICAALSGCSSPPRPAASDRAIALYREGRASAGAPAPGRAAPGARPGASSAAPLAMTVEDAVAWARDHSAELAAQSARAEAAAAQVDAEDHFDNPELRITNVDLERILERRPRVSTALRFPVTRPGEVDANVAAARVDEAKALAEAREVEIALEADVRSLFDEVLLFDAEIEAADAVAEARRSLATWMKGQLAAARTTAVDEAMTELTAVDAEQDGVDLRAQRSAALAALLSRMGLDPAVPVRLIGAPKGAWPPPELPTEAEAVELALKRRPEIELAAAQGDAADAALHAERAARWPWLSFVEVGYEFRPESVLGRAWTFGLGVELPVFDTHRAATVAADTARKAEQRALGAAVELVTREVRTSLSEAQATRALVTELRRRMTPAAERAGAEAQRAIEGRNVDVGRALEVDERRVRLELRLMRFVRRYWTAVGELRHAVGGRLPAEAGHPGRTPESRSDAEQ
- a CDS encoding glycosyltransferase, giving the protein MSEPRTELAPDAPIELSVLVPCLNEELNIPELTDRILGVFREGALTGELILVDDGSTDGTATTIRALMAAHPGLVVGCFHPQNRGITAAWRTGAAAARGKLVATIDADLQYQPEDLLRLRRELYEHSVDVVQGWRSAVGRRRDRRYHLSRGLNHLLNTTFGMSLHDNKSGFVMCAREVFQDLLTYKGSYFYWQSFILVAAHAKGYSYKEIETLFEQRRQGVSFLDQAAARAVAKSFYDLGKAAWEYRVDRIPPDVATQYLRRNPVVDRSPERDPLSTARWRAYLAAFNHTHWMITRDVEHYYETLRRTQWLTPAQTRELQDEKLRRLLRHCYRNVPYYRARMQELKLRPEDIRGQEDLHKLPFLTKADIRRHIYFDIMSENHDKSQVLKITTSGSTGEPFVCYADRAQLEFRWAATLRAQEWTGYRFGDPTVRLWHQTIGMTKWQAARERADAVLSNRTFIPIFELSDDNLGEMIARIAGARPVLMDGYAEALDFLAHYVKGTGKVAARPRAIMSSAQTLPLPSRRLIEEAFGCKVFDKYGSREFSGIAYECDAHEGHHVVAEGYIVEVLRDGRPAEPGEIGEVVITDLNNFCMPFVRYRIGDLAEAISPSAPCPCGRGAPRVGRIEGRVQSIIRGTDGRYLPGTFFAHYLKEFDYAIKRFQVVQEERDAITFRVVKGGRFSQQVLEEVLATFRHHLGERMRIDVEFADDIALVRTGKHLASVSRLNVDFQRAAPAEILAPGPNGAGA
- a CDS encoding CotH kinase family protein, giving the protein MRALHASAGLALVAASQGGCVPLDPGSDVVFDRAALHEIAITVDEAHLGQLRTNLDDRAPCTIVYDGEVVSGAGIRQKGNSAVELSEKPSFSVKLDEFAEEANLHGLKKLLLNNSKQDPTFLREQIGEELHDRAGVPAARTAHAVVSLNGVDQGIYVVTEAIDKRFLRRHFGEVNDEGVLYEGPCCGDFAEDVDAVELDSGDDGGGAELRSLAAAIQDAPDEQLAAEVSERLDLDRFLTSYALETLLGHWDGYAYRANNYYLYENPADGRFVFIAHGMDRILDDPHFDTETEPVAVLPRRIREIPALDARYRAELARVVSAAWDEGAVLAAIDRAEQVLGKASAGAGAATRGDLSAFKAHVGALRSDLTLRRALVDPAIVCGDGDVAGLETCDDGNTAGGDGCSARCRAEP
- a CDS encoding class I SAM-dependent methyltransferase, yielding MANAAGDIDVEALNDRLAREHPIDDYYDRAPLPIRLIERERLAIIRGMLGDCAGLDLAEVGSGGGHVLRMFPRARITAIDVSDVFLGTARKNLAGYDARFLKGEVDKLDLPAASFDRIVCTEVLEHTVDPAAVLAAIARLLRPGGVAAITVPNDPLIARLKGIVRRTPVGYLLRDRIQWGGDAYHLHQWTPDEFGRLLDRHFRVTERRAAPHGALPIRACFRCVPR
- a CDS encoding RNA recognition motif domain-containing protein, with translation MGNRLYVGNLSYSTTRESLEAAFAGSGEVREVSMPTDRETGQPRGFAFVTMGSAQAANSAISQLNGMMLDGRSLKVNEAQERPAGGGGGGGRGRY